The following proteins are co-located in the Fructilactobacillus carniphilus genome:
- a CDS encoding DUF4176 domain-containing protein, which yields MNEKLKMLPVGSIVYLNEGNVKMVIVANGQLIANDNNELPTYWDYLGGVFPQGFDPDNMYYFNQNDIDKVIFRGYEDDNSERYAQLIKDWKASHQKEYQVEKGINLQMLRNEASEIADYDEINEE from the coding sequence ATGAACGAAAAATTAAAAATGCTGCCAGTCGGGTCAATTGTTTATTTGAACGAAGGTAATGTAAAAATGGTGATTGTGGCCAATGGTCAATTGATTGCCAACGATAATAACGAATTACCGACGTATTGGGATTATCTAGGCGGGGTTTTCCCGCAGGGATTTGATCCTGATAATATGTACTATTTTAATCAGAACGACATCGATAAAGTGATTTTTCGAGGCTATGAAGATGATAATAGTGAAAGATATGCTCAGTTAATTAAAGACTGGAAAGCAAGTCATCAAAAGGAATACCAGGTTGAAAAAGGAATTAATCTCCAAATGCTAAGGAATGAGGCAAGCGAGATTGCTGACTACGATGAAATAAATGAAGAATAA
- a CDS encoding DUF4176 domain-containing protein has protein sequence MTESTKLLPLGSIVILKEGLQKLMIVGRGAVYGDSETGEEKFADYMAVIYPSGIDPETTIFFNQSDIDKVIFKGFSDEEEIRFLDIYAKWKQENYPDEE, from the coding sequence ATGACTGAAAGCACAAAATTATTACCACTCGGAAGTATTGTAATTTTAAAAGAGGGTTTACAAAAATTAATGATTGTTGGAAGGGGTGCTGTTTATGGTGACTCTGAAACTGGAGAAGAAAAATTTGCAGATTATATGGCAGTTATCTATCCTTCAGGAATTGATCCAGAAACTACAATCTTTTTTAATCAAAGCGACATTGATAAAGTTATTTTTAAAGGGTTTTCTGATGAAGAAGAAATTAGATTTTTAGATATTTATGCTAAATGGAAACAAGAAAATTATCCCGATGAAGAATAA
- a CDS encoding EsaB/YukD family protein, translating into MNNHINIEIRNGKESLDLRIPNKLTLKSLKRLIAPILFREGIVDNDFYELKVANKSGFFVLPLKDYAIGDGDIFIISHLGEDDNERD; encoded by the coding sequence TTGAATAATCATATAAATATAGAAATTAGGAATGGGAAAGAGAGTTTAGATCTCCGGATTCCTAATAAGTTAACGTTAAAATCATTAAAGCGACTAATTGCCCCAATTCTTTTTAGAGAGGGAATCGTAGACAATGATTTTTATGAGCTAAAGGTTGCTAATAAAAGTGGATTCTTTGTACTACCATTGAAAGATTATGCGATTGGAGACGGTGATATTTTCATAATTTCGCATTTAGGAGAAGATGATAATGAGAGAGATTAG